In Ochrobactrum sp. Marseille-Q0166, a single genomic region encodes these proteins:
- a CDS encoding SDR family NAD(P)-dependent oxidoreductase, translating into MKAIVTGAAGFIGFHTAVRLLDEGWQVVGIDNLNDYYQVDLKETRLAKLNARDNFRFAQADISDAEAFNTAIGIDGDVDVIVHLAAQAGVRYSIENPAAYVSANVMGQVTVFEAALKLEKRPPVVYASSSSVYGANEKIPFSESDAVDRPVSVYAATKRSGELLAVSYKHVHGLHSTGLRFFTVYGPFGRPDMAPWLFTSAILKDEPIRVYNNGQMQRDFTFVDDIVSGVLGAVKRIIEQPEQTAPVYNLGNNRPVMLNDFISAIEKACGKQAIRKLEPMSAADVPRTYADIALAARDLGFSPKTTLDEGIPLFVEWFRGYNGTR; encoded by the coding sequence ATGAAAGCAATCGTGACAGGGGCTGCTGGCTTCATCGGCTTTCACACAGCAGTGCGCCTTCTGGATGAAGGCTGGCAGGTCGTCGGTATTGATAATCTCAATGATTATTATCAGGTTGATCTCAAGGAAACGCGCCTTGCCAAGCTGAATGCGCGTGATAATTTCCGCTTTGCGCAAGCTGATATTTCCGACGCGGAAGCTTTTAATACGGCAATCGGCATTGATGGTGATGTTGATGTAATCGTACACTTGGCGGCACAGGCGGGTGTTCGTTATTCAATCGAAAACCCCGCAGCCTATGTTTCGGCCAATGTCATGGGACAGGTTACTGTCTTTGAAGCGGCGTTGAAGCTCGAAAAACGTCCGCCTGTGGTTTATGCCAGCTCGTCATCGGTTTATGGCGCAAACGAAAAAATCCCGTTTTCTGAAAGTGACGCTGTTGACCGCCCGGTCTCGGTCTATGCTGCCACAAAGCGCTCAGGAGAGCTTCTCGCCGTATCTTACAAGCATGTTCACGGCCTGCACTCGACCGGTTTACGCTTTTTTACGGTTTATGGTCCATTTGGACGGCCAGACATGGCGCCATGGTTGTTCACTTCGGCGATCCTTAAGGACGAGCCGATCCGCGTTTATAACAATGGTCAGATGCAGCGAGACTTCACATTTGTTGATGACATTGTGAGTGGCGTTTTGGGTGCCGTAAAACGGATCATCGAACAGCCTGAACAAACCGCGCCTGTCTATAACCTCGGTAATAATCGCCCGGTCATGCTCAACGATTTCATCTCGGCAATTGAAAAAGCATGTGGCAAGCAAGCGATCCGTAAACTTGAGCCGATGTCCGCTGCCGACGTTCCGCGTACCTATGCCGATATTGCACTTGCGGCGCGTGATCTCGGTTTCAGTCCTAAAACCACACTCGATGAAGGTATTCCTTTGTTTGTTGAGTGGTTTCGCGGCTATAATGGGACGCGATGA
- a CDS encoding HAD family phosphatase yields MAAPALIIFDCDGVLVDSEIIAAEVDAALLTEAGYPIEAAEVGERFAGLTWQDILLTVEREAGIPISASLLDKAEKLLDERLKNEVQVIEDIVEVVSALKLPKCICSNSTSARLEIMLKRVELYDLFAPNIFSAREVGSKKPKPAPDVFLHAAKQFGVDPADVIVIEDSAHGIQAARAAGMRVIGFTGGAHTYPGHADKLTDAGAETVIHRHKDLPSVIEALSIWTDA; encoded by the coding sequence ATGGCAGCTCCAGCCCTGATTATTTTTGATTGTGATGGCGTTCTGGTGGACTCAGAAATTATCGCAGCGGAAGTCGATGCCGCTCTTCTGACAGAAGCGGGATACCCGATTGAAGCCGCAGAAGTGGGAGAGCGTTTCGCAGGCCTGACATGGCAGGATATCCTTCTGACTGTTGAGCGCGAAGCGGGCATTCCTATTTCCGCCTCGCTTTTGGACAAGGCGGAAAAGCTGCTCGATGAACGCTTGAAAAATGAAGTACAGGTTATTGAAGACATCGTCGAAGTCGTTTCGGCACTGAAACTGCCAAAATGCATCTGCTCTAACTCGACCAGCGCACGCCTTGAAATCATGCTCAAGCGCGTTGAGCTTTATGACTTGTTTGCACCAAATATCTTCTCAGCACGCGAAGTTGGTAGCAAAAAGCCGAAACCTGCACCGGATGTCTTCCTGCATGCAGCAAAGCAATTCGGTGTCGATCCGGCAGACGTGATTGTAATTGAGGATTCAGCGCACGGCATTCAGGCAGCGCGCGCTGCCGGAATGCGCGTCATCGGTTTTACGGGTGGAGCGCATACTTATCCGGGCCACGCCGACAAGCTGACAGATGCTGGTGCTGAAACCGTCATCCATCGCCATAAGGACTTGCCCAGCGTGATCGAAGCTCTTTCAATCTGGACGGATGCCTGA
- the mutY gene encoding A/G-specific adenine glycosylase gives MLNAHKSHKTTAILNWYDRHHRILPWRVTPTEHARGIKIDPYRVWLSEVMLQQTTVEAVKTYFTKFVAFWPDVNSMAKASEDDVLRAWAGLGYYSRARNLKKCADLIAANYNGKFPTTAAELKLLPGVGDYTSAAIAAIAFGEPAAVVDGNVERVVSRLYAIHTPLPAAKTQIRILMGKLTPHDRPGDFAQAVMDLGATICTPRRPACAICPLNDDCQALAHHDPETFPVKAPKAAKPVRTGAAFIAIADDGSVLLRKRKGEGLLAGMSEVPGSAWTARIDGDTTINAAPFPDNWLPAGAITHVFTHFELRLSVYSASDIAKRNDMDGWWSAPSELEGEALPTVMKKAIAAAIPDAFKKGRKKL, from the coding sequence ATGCTCAACGCGCATAAATCTCATAAAACAACAGCTATTTTGAACTGGTATGATCGCCACCATCGTATACTGCCCTGGCGTGTCACTCCAACAGAACACGCACGCGGAATTAAAATCGACCCTTATCGGGTTTGGCTATCAGAAGTGATGCTGCAACAAACGACCGTTGAAGCGGTCAAAACCTATTTCACTAAATTCGTTGCCTTCTGGCCTGATGTCAACTCGATGGCAAAAGCAAGTGAAGATGATGTCCTGCGTGCATGGGCCGGGTTGGGTTATTACTCTCGCGCCCGCAATCTCAAGAAATGTGCCGATCTTATCGCTGCCAACTATAATGGGAAATTCCCAACGACTGCAGCTGAATTAAAGCTGCTGCCCGGTGTAGGCGATTATACCTCGGCCGCGATTGCTGCCATTGCCTTCGGAGAGCCTGCGGCTGTGGTTGACGGCAATGTCGAACGCGTTGTCTCCCGCCTCTATGCCATTCACACCCCTCTCCCCGCCGCAAAAACGCAAATACGCATTTTGATGGGCAAACTCACACCGCACGACAGGCCCGGAGACTTTGCGCAGGCCGTCATGGATTTGGGAGCAACAATCTGCACGCCGCGACGCCCGGCTTGCGCGATATGTCCGCTCAATGATGACTGCCAGGCTCTTGCACATCACGATCCCGAAACATTCCCGGTGAAAGCACCGAAAGCAGCAAAGCCTGTACGAACGGGGGCAGCATTTATCGCGATTGCAGATGATGGCTCGGTGCTGCTACGCAAACGGAAAGGCGAAGGTCTGCTGGCTGGCATGAGCGAAGTCCCCGGTAGCGCATGGACGGCACGCATCGACGGGGATACGACAATCAATGCCGCCCCCTTCCCCGACAACTGGTTGCCAGCTGGTGCCATCACCCATGTATTCACGCATTTTGAATTGCGTCTGTCTGTCTATTCAGCCAGTGATATTGCTAAACGCAATGATATGGACGGCTGGTGGTCCGCCCCTTCCGAACTTGAGGGCGAAGCACTTCCTACTGTTATGAAAAAGGCCATCGCTGCCGCCATTCCAGATGCTTTCAAAAAGGGAAGGAAAAAGCTTTGA
- a CDS encoding EAL domain-containing protein: MGLKRSVFFSPVPYVICIMLLLGAITGKWAGDQFRLYDEEKDMDAYMTVLMTQANRIVVSAKETLDKVNQSPYALCSADDKRYMRELLFAGYHVKDIGRLKNDMLQCSTLLNDVVTSKPRSKEDVLLKDGEYVYQDRELITSGSHGPIFGKNSGNLVLSALAFDAVHVPQYDFAVFMTNADHTQFAKLYSNPSTFPENIQNSFVPTKSMQSVGITDGVLGQKACDDETGVCIAIATSESWSNYTDELLPFVFTSLGLLVGGGVAIGWTYYRNRDRSLTSLLKKALQANELTLVYQPIVSLGNEKIIGFEALIRWEITKGDFVPPDLFVARAETAGIGHLITAYVLDHVVEEMGDLLRQQHSLYINVNITAGDLQSPNFLQTLEARLSDAKIKPQQIGLELTERTAVDFAKASEGIKLLREKGHKVYIDDFGTGYSSLAYLGELQVDAIKIDKAFTRNVGDEAGAVSIVPQIIAMAHQHGLGIVIEGIETEAQARYLRDICSNLFGQGWLFGKPIDAKSVHSLVGFSNKKRRRAKGATNPK; encoded by the coding sequence ATGGGGTTAAAACGCAGCGTATTTTTTTCGCCTGTACCCTATGTAATTTGTATAATGTTATTACTTGGCGCCATTACAGGAAAATGGGCTGGGGATCAGTTTCGCCTTTACGATGAAGAGAAAGACATGGACGCCTATATGACGGTGCTCATGACCCAGGCTAATCGCATTGTGGTTTCGGCCAAGGAGACCCTGGATAAGGTCAATCAATCTCCCTACGCCCTGTGTTCGGCAGATGATAAACGCTATATGCGTGAGCTGCTTTTTGCGGGATATCATGTCAAAGACATTGGTCGTCTTAAAAACGATATGCTGCAATGTTCTACATTGTTGAACGATGTCGTTACGTCAAAACCCAGAAGTAAGGAAGATGTGCTCCTTAAAGACGGTGAGTATGTTTATCAGGACAGAGAACTTATAACATCGGGCAGTCATGGTCCGATTTTTGGTAAAAATTCTGGTAATCTTGTTTTAAGTGCATTGGCCTTCGACGCTGTGCACGTTCCGCAATATGATTTCGCAGTTTTCATGACGAACGCTGATCACACACAGTTTGCCAAGCTTTACAGTAACCCTTCTACTTTTCCTGAAAATATCCAGAACAGCTTTGTTCCAACGAAAAGCATGCAATCTGTTGGCATAACGGATGGTGTTTTAGGGCAAAAGGCATGTGACGATGAAACGGGAGTCTGCATTGCCATCGCCACGTCTGAAAGCTGGTCTAATTATACAGACGAGTTGTTGCCATTTGTATTTACAAGCTTGGGCTTGCTCGTCGGTGGTGGTGTTGCGATTGGCTGGACCTACTATCGCAACCGAGACCGTTCATTGACCTCATTACTTAAGAAAGCCCTACAAGCAAATGAGCTAACGCTTGTTTATCAACCTATCGTCAGTCTTGGTAATGAGAAAATCATTGGATTCGAAGCGCTTATCCGATGGGAAATTACCAAAGGCGATTTCGTTCCGCCTGATCTGTTTGTTGCACGCGCCGAGACTGCTGGCATTGGCCACTTGATAACAGCCTATGTACTCGATCATGTTGTTGAAGAAATGGGTGATCTACTTCGACAGCAGCATTCTCTCTACATTAACGTCAATATCACCGCTGGTGATCTACAAAGCCCGAACTTTCTGCAAACGCTCGAAGCTCGGCTGTCTGATGCAAAAATTAAACCTCAACAGATCGGGCTCGAACTGACGGAGCGAACAGCAGTCGACTTCGCCAAGGCCAGCGAGGGCATCAAGCTTTTGCGTGAGAAAGGGCACAAAGTCTATATAGACGATTTTGGTACGGGCTATTCCAGCCTTGCTTATCTTGGTGAATTGCAAGTCGATGCCATCAAAATTGACAAGGCGTTTACGCGAAACGTCGGCGATGAGGCAGGGGCCGTTTCGATCGTTCCGCAAATTATCGCGATGGCTCACCAGCACGGGCTGGGAATTGTGATTGAAGGCATTGAGACTGAAGCGCAGGCTCGGTATCTACGCGATATCTGCAGCAATCTTTTCGGACAGGGCTGGCTATTTGGTAAGCCGATTGACGCAAAGTCGGTTCATTCTCTTGTCGGTTTTTCAAATAAAAAGCGCAGGCGCGCAAAGGGTGCGACAAATCCGAAATAG
- a CDS encoding site-specific DNA-methyltransferase, whose product MSLVRLAHELPNEAPRTAWLDSIIKGDCVAALERLPDHSVDVIFADPPYNLQLGGDLHRPDQTMVSAVDDHWDQFESFQAYDAFTRAWLMACRRVLKPNGTIWVIGSYHNIFRVGSQLQDIGFWLLNDVIWRKTNPMPNFRGRRFQNAHETLIWASRDAKSKGYTFNYDAMKAANDDVQMRSDWLFPICTGSERLKDENGDKVHPTQKPEALLARILMSSSKPGDVILDPFFGSGTTGAVAKRLGRHFVGIEREQDYIDAATARIASVEPLGKAELTVMTGKRAEPRVAFTSIMEAGLLRPGTVLSDARRRYAAIVRADGTLTANGEAGSIHRIGAKVQGFDACNGWTFWHYEEAGVLKPIDELRKVIRDEMAAVGA is encoded by the coding sequence ATGTCCCTAGTACGTCTTGCACATGAGTTGCCTAATGAGGCCCCACGTACCGCCTGGCTCGACTCTATCATCAAGGGTGATTGCGTTGCCGCGTTAGAGCGTCTTCCTGATCATTCGGTGGACGTCATTTTTGCTGATCCTCCGTACAATCTGCAGCTGGGTGGTGATTTGCACCGCCCGGACCAGACCATGGTCAGCGCTGTTGACGATCACTGGGATCAATTTGAAAGCTTTCAGGCCTATGATGCTTTCACCCGTGCGTGGCTGATGGCTTGCCGTCGCGTGCTGAAGCCAAATGGCACCATCTGGGTCATTGGCTCCTATCACAACATTTTCCGCGTTGGCTCACAGCTTCAGGATATTGGCTTCTGGCTGCTCAATGACGTGATCTGGCGCAAAACCAATCCTATGCCAAACTTCCGCGGCCGCCGCTTCCAGAACGCGCATGAAACGCTGATCTGGGCTTCGCGTGATGCCAAGAGCAAGGGGTACACGTTCAATTATGATGCCATGAAAGCAGCAAATGATGATGTGCAGATGCGCTCCGACTGGCTGTTTCCGATTTGCACCGGTTCAGAGCGCCTGAAAGACGAAAATGGTGACAAGGTGCATCCGACACAGAAGCCTGAGGCGTTGCTTGCCCGCATTCTCATGTCGTCAAGCAAACCGGGTGATGTAATCCTTGATCCGTTTTTTGGTTCAGGCACGACGGGGGCTGTTGCAAAGCGTCTTGGCCGCCATTTCGTCGGCATTGAACGCGAACAGGACTATATCGATGCTGCAACTGCACGCATTGCTTCAGTCGAACCTCTCGGCAAAGCAGAATTGACTGTGATGACTGGCAAGCGTGCAGAGCCGCGCGTGGCTTTCACTTCGATCATGGAAGCAGGTCTCCTGCGTCCGGGGACCGTATTGTCGGATGCGCGTCGCCGCTATGCGGCAATTGTGCGTGCAGACGGTACGCTGACCGCTAACGGCGAAGCCGGTTCCATTCATCGCATCGGTGCAAAGGTGCAGGGCTTTGATGCCTGCAATGGCTGGACTTTCTGGCACTATGAAGAAGCGGGTGTACTAAAGCCAATTGATGAGCTGCGCAAAGTCATCCGCGACGAGATGGCCGCAGTCGGCGCATAA
- a CDS encoding O-antigen ligase family protein has protein sequence MSFFKKSFLVRRKVDHWALTVASAAMPIRLGLGPVLLFVFSCLGIYLAAARHNTTRLFAKKFYIFILLYAAWSLGLIIYRGEPFSDNRQIGYTLLITVFAFASAGMVLIRDPLRSYVLGSRAGIVMAVLAVIYLLFEQGGRIGVGGNEAVFAFVAGVSAISAGIPISKAPRYLSNGPHWLVLGLAAVLASETRAVIVVLPTFAAIEIILFLRRYSLKQQGAIYAALVTAVAALVIVGPVGDAISKRFAGMVEYYDTGDSSKWQDKISADIREVMWTNAVNVIKQHPVAGVGSYSKMDIVRQASGEQAPMLTGFRHVHNTVLDELLNDGIIGLFFMFAAFIAIFIYLWRTADSWAMRRALIYFAVVCGSYGMLHNPLLHEVTIASAMFFIAALNAAASRRVMAFRRAGLTNYICRK, from the coding sequence ATGAGTTTTTTTAAAAAGTCATTCCTGGTTCGACGAAAAGTTGATCATTGGGCTCTGACTGTAGCCTCTGCTGCTATGCCCATTCGGCTTGGACTGGGCCCGGTCTTACTGTTTGTATTTTCTTGTTTAGGTATTTATCTCGCAGCAGCGCGTCATAATACGACGAGACTGTTCGCGAAGAAGTTTTATATTTTTATTCTCCTCTACGCAGCATGGTCGCTCGGCCTCATTATTTATCGCGGCGAGCCTTTTTCAGACAATCGTCAAATCGGATACACACTCCTGATAACTGTTTTTGCGTTTGCTAGCGCAGGCATGGTTCTGATCCGTGATCCTTTACGATCTTATGTTCTTGGATCGCGGGCCGGAATTGTTATGGCTGTACTGGCGGTAATTTATCTGTTGTTCGAACAAGGTGGGCGCATCGGCGTCGGTGGCAATGAGGCAGTATTTGCCTTCGTCGCAGGCGTTTCAGCAATTTCCGCAGGAATTCCGATCTCTAAAGCTCCGAGGTATCTTTCAAATGGGCCACATTGGCTCGTCCTGGGACTGGCTGCCGTGCTCGCATCTGAAACCCGAGCAGTTATCGTTGTCTTACCAACTTTTGCTGCGATTGAGATTATTTTGTTTCTGCGACGCTATAGCCTGAAGCAGCAGGGAGCGATCTATGCAGCACTTGTTACAGCCGTTGCGGCACTTGTCATTGTCGGTCCGGTTGGCGATGCTATTTCAAAGCGCTTTGCAGGCATGGTCGAATATTACGACACCGGCGACAGTTCCAAATGGCAAGACAAAATCTCCGCAGATATCCGTGAGGTTATGTGGACGAATGCCGTTAATGTTATTAAACAGCATCCGGTCGCGGGCGTAGGTTCTTATTCAAAGATGGATATTGTCAGGCAGGCGTCTGGTGAACAGGCGCCAATGCTTACGGGATTTCGCCATGTTCATAACACGGTGCTCGACGAATTGCTGAATGACGGTATCATCGGCCTCTTCTTCATGTTTGCAGCCTTTATTGCGATATTCATTTATCTCTGGCGGACCGCCGACAGCTGGGCTATGCGGCGCGCATTGATCTATTTTGCAGTGGTCTGTGGCAGTTACGGTATGTTGCATAACCCGCTTTTACATGAGGTAACGATTGCGTCGGCTATGTTCTTCATTGCAGCGCTAAATGCAGCAGCCTCACGGCGCGTTATGGCTTTCCGCCGCGCTGGTTTAACAAACTATATTTGCAGGAAATGA
- a CDS encoding HAD family phosphatase produces MITPVKHVVFDIGKVLLHYDPELAYLDTIPDAHERKWFLENICTSAWNIEQDRGRSWQDAEELLIRDHPERSEQIKTFRRNWSLMIPYAYEDSVAILRGLIAQGHDVTMLTNFASDTLPEAQSRFPFLKESRGVTVSGDIRRLKPEREIYEHHVETFNLDPAATLFIDDSIANVEGAKAAGWQAIHFTGAAKLGDDLRRLGLSF; encoded by the coding sequence TTGATCACTCCTGTCAAACATGTCGTGTTCGATATTGGAAAAGTGCTTCTGCATTACGATCCAGAGCTCGCTTATCTGGACACCATCCCGGACGCTCACGAACGGAAGTGGTTTCTGGAAAATATTTGCACCAGCGCATGGAATATAGAGCAGGATCGCGGGCGTAGCTGGCAGGATGCAGAAGAGCTTCTGATTCGCGATCACCCGGAACGCAGCGAACAAATTAAAACATTCAGACGAAACTGGAGCCTGATGATTCCTTATGCTTATGAGGACAGCGTTGCAATTCTACGCGGTTTGATTGCACAAGGTCATGATGTGACCATGCTCACAAATTTTGCTTCGGATACGCTGCCCGAAGCACAGAGCCGCTTCCCGTTCCTGAAAGAAAGTCGTGGTGTTACTGTTTCAGGAGATATTCGCCGGCTGAAGCCGGAACGCGAAATTTATGAGCACCATGTAGAAACCTTTAATCTCGATCCGGCTGCGACCCTGTTTATCGACGACAGTATTGCCAATGTTGAAGGTGCCAAAGCAGCCGGATGGCAGGCCATACATTTTACAGGCGCAGCGAAGCTTGGCGATGACTTGCGGCGCCTCGGTCTTTCTTTCTGA
- a CDS encoding chloride channel protein produces the protein MNINELRHNRYLRVLFVPFRMRALVRGSEIGLAVAGALIGIISALAVAAIDGISQWMHHALFDLADGERLSSASQLNPTAYLAPIAGGILMGIVIWVLARWRKKPIVDPIEANALHGGHLSLTDSFILVGQNLIANGFGASVGLEAAYTQLSSGFASRIGRILKLRRADLRTLVGCGAAAAIASAFNAPLTGAFYAFELIIGVYSIATLAPVVVAAIVGMLVTQAIGGAPLVIHVGQLDGIAARDYLPALVLGFVTAGIAILIMRGVTTVERVARKSAVPTVFAPAIGGAVVGMIAFVSPQVLASGHGALHLDLNASLTIPVLLLLIFSKSLASAVSIGSGFRGGLFFASLFLGALTGKLFAILTGYVLPLTLEPEAYAVIGMSSMAVAIIGGPLTMTFLALELTADFPLAMLVLGAVVSSSLMVRKTFGYSFATWRFHLRGEAIRSAHDIGWVRNLTVNRMMRHDVKTVQIDTDIETFRHDFPLGSTQRVIAVDSEGHYVGMIPVPEAYSESFDKTDEKRSIRELLRYQDEFLLPQMNAKEAVVRFDRAEAEALAVVDNAQDRKVLGLLSEAHTLRRYSEELDRRRREVSGEV, from the coding sequence ATGAATATCAACGAGTTGCGTCATAACCGGTATTTGCGCGTTCTTTTTGTACCGTTCCGAATGCGTGCCCTTGTACGCGGCAGCGAAATAGGGCTTGCCGTCGCAGGCGCGCTTATCGGGATTATCTCGGCGCTGGCAGTTGCAGCTATTGATGGCATTTCACAATGGATGCATCATGCGCTGTTCGATCTGGCCGATGGAGAAAGACTAAGCTCAGCCTCGCAGCTAAATCCGACAGCTTATCTTGCTCCCATTGCTGGCGGCATTCTCATGGGCATCGTGATATGGGTGCTGGCACGCTGGCGCAAAAAGCCGATCGTTGACCCTATCGAAGCAAATGCGCTGCATGGCGGCCATCTGTCACTGACCGACAGTTTCATCCTTGTCGGACAAAATCTTATTGCAAATGGCTTTGGCGCCTCGGTCGGGCTGGAGGCAGCCTATACGCAGCTTTCGAGTGGCTTCGCTTCTCGCATAGGACGCATACTCAAACTGCGTCGTGCCGATCTGCGGACGCTTGTAGGCTGTGGAGCTGCGGCAGCAATTGCGAGCGCTTTCAATGCACCGCTTACCGGAGCATTTTACGCATTTGAGTTGATTATTGGCGTCTATTCAATTGCGACGCTGGCCCCGGTGGTTGTCGCTGCAATTGTTGGAATGCTTGTAACGCAAGCTATTGGTGGCGCGCCGCTGGTTATTCACGTAGGACAACTTGATGGCATTGCCGCGCGCGATTATCTGCCTGCACTTGTGCTCGGCTTTGTTACCGCCGGCATCGCGATTTTGATCATGCGTGGCGTCACAACCGTTGAACGAGTTGCACGCAAGAGTGCGGTGCCAACTGTATTTGCGCCCGCGATTGGCGGCGCAGTTGTCGGCATGATAGCCTTTGTTTCTCCGCAGGTTCTCGCGTCAGGCCACGGTGCGCTGCATCTCGATCTGAATGCCAGCCTTACAATCCCCGTCCTGCTCTTGCTGATTTTCAGCAAATCGCTGGCCTCGGCTGTCTCTATTGGCTCCGGTTTTCGCGGTGGTCTGTTCTTTGCATCGCTGTTTCTAGGCGCGCTTACGGGCAAGCTATTTGCCATCCTGACCGGCTATGTCCTGCCATTAACGCTGGAACCAGAAGCCTATGCCGTTATTGGGATGAGTTCGATGGCAGTCGCGATCATTGGCGGCCCCCTAACGATGACCTTCCTCGCGCTGGAGCTTACCGCAGATTTCCCTCTTGCAATGCTAGTTCTGGGCGCTGTCGTCTCATCATCGCTCATGGTAAGAAAGACATTCGGCTACTCGTTTGCAACTTGGCGGTTCCATCTGCGCGGTGAAGCTATCCGATCAGCCCATGATATTGGCTGGGTTCGCAATCTCACTGTCAATCGTATGATGCGTCATGACGTCAAGACCGTGCAAATCGACACGGACATCGAAACATTCCGTCATGATTTCCCACTTGGCTCCACCCAACGCGTTATAGCAGTGGATAGCGAGGGCCATTATGTCGGCATGATACCGGTGCCGGAGGCCTATTCGGAAAGCTTCGATAAGACCGATGAAAAGCGCAGTATTCGCGAGTTGCTGCGCTATCAGGATGAGTTCCTGCTGCCACAGATGAACGCGAAAGAAGCCGTTGTGCGCTTTGATCGCGCGGAAGCAGAAGCACTTGCCGTTGTCGACAATGCGCAAGACCGTAAAGTTCTGGGGCTTTTGAGTGAAGCGCACACGTTACGCCGCTACAGCGAAGAGCTTGACCGGCGCAGACGTGAGGTTTCCGGCGAGGTATAA
- a CDS encoding glycosyltransferase family 25 protein, which translates to MGQKYFEENLRLSNSVPVYVINLARSFQRWEALKASAEQFGIELRRVEAVEGKLLKEHELANLDEASFRRRHGKIVLPAEIGCYFSHIKALEAIIAAAEPYAVIVEDDVRFTSDFLPFINGAIKLQGWDVIKLINHRMAAFRSFGAVIGRFSIGRSLHGPLGSSAAYLLTKDGARKLLAAIKPMSLPYDVAMERGWDGGYELFTTNIPPVEFSDVAVSTIAEGRGTYAKTRLPPYKRITTLFFRATDYMKRIAYALKVKRLKEAGDEFF; encoded by the coding sequence ATGGGGCAAAAGTATTTTGAAGAGAATTTGCGTTTGAGTAATTCGGTTCCAGTTTATGTGATCAATCTTGCTCGATCTTTTCAGCGTTGGGAAGCTCTGAAGGCCAGCGCTGAACAGTTCGGTATCGAATTACGTCGCGTTGAAGCGGTTGAAGGTAAATTGCTAAAAGAGCATGAGCTTGCCAATCTTGACGAGGCCAGCTTTCGGAGGCGTCACGGCAAAATCGTATTGCCTGCTGAAATTGGCTGTTATTTCAGCCATATTAAAGCTCTGGAGGCGATTATTGCTGCGGCGGAACCCTATGCGGTCATCGTTGAAGATGATGTGCGGTTTACATCGGATTTTCTGCCATTTATCAACGGTGCGATAAAGTTGCAGGGCTGGGACGTCATCAAGCTCATTAATCATCGTATGGCTGCTTTTCGTAGTTTCGGCGCAGTTATTGGGCGATTTTCAATTGGGCGTAGTCTGCACGGGCCATTGGGCAGTTCCGCCGCGTATCTTTTGACCAAGGATGGCGCCAGAAAACTGCTTGCTGCGATAAAGCCAATGTCGCTTCCTTATGATGTCGCTATGGAACGCGGTTGGGATGGGGGTTATGAGCTGTTCACAACCAATATTCCGCCCGTTGAGTTTTCTGATGTTGCAGTTTCAACAATTGCAGAAGGACGAGGGACCTACGCCAAAACGCGCTTGCCGCCCTATAAAAGGATTACTACACTCTTCTTCCGGGCAACCGACTATATGAAGAGAATCGCCTACGCCTTAAAAGTAAAACGCTTGAAAGAGGCGGGGGATGAGTTTTTTTAA